CATTGATCGCGTGTCTGTCTCCATCTAAGCTGCTCCTCTCTCCAAACCTGTGAGCCGGCTAAAAATGTTTGCCGCAGGCCATGCAGAGAAAATTGTTCGGAAAATGAATGTTAATGCGAAATGCAGGCTATAATCGGAGTCATATGGAAAATTTTTATTATATGTTTTTGAGGCGTTTCTTTCAACATCTTCGAGAATGAGACTGAGCATATGTCTTCGGTTCATTGTGGCCCTCCCGTTTGTGTTTGAGTCACATAATGATCTCGCTATTATCCATAGATGACCCAACCAGAGAGGCACTGGTCCTGCTATGCATTCTTGGAAAATGAATACATGCCTTCAGCAACCTGCTTGCTTGACCTCCAAGTTGCTGAACACACAAGAGCGAATCTGTTATGCTCAGGATATTTGGCCTTCTCCTCCCCCATCATCTGCTTGGATCGCTCCGCGCCTATGATCGCTTGACGAGATTCCCCTCCTCATCCAGATAACCGGCCTCGCGCATGAGCCGGCAGATGAGCACGTCATATGTTTCGGAAAGTTCCCGATCTCACCCAGGAGTTCACGGGTTGATGCCACAGGTAGAGGAAGGGTCTTCTAGTACCTTCCCTCCAGATCTATCGAGAAGTTTTCTGGAGTCAGAAGGCATCTCAGGAGAAAATAGTAGGAATAGAGATATATTTGTTTCTGTGTGGGGTACGCTCCCCCCTGAATGGCGGGTTTCCGCTACCCCTACACCCCCAGGAGGTTCTATCATGTCCACCGAACTCAGGCCAAGCGAGCTGGTCTACAGAGGCATAAAAGGCGCCGGCATAGACCTTGTCGTCTCCGTTCCATGTGTGAACCTCCAGGAGCTTCTGTGCCTTCTATCCTCTGATCCGGATATCATTCACATACCCGTCACAAGAGAGGAGGAGGGCATAGGTGTGTGCGCAGGTGCATACATGGGCGGCAGGAGGCCGGCGATTGCGATGCAGAACTCAGGTCTTGGAAACAGCATAAACGCCCTGGCATCCCTGAACATGCTCTACGGGATACCGCTGCTCATGGTAATAAGCCATCGCGGTACTCCTGGGGAGCGTCTCGTGGGCCAGATCCCCATGGGGCGACTGACAGAGCCGCTGCTGAACGCTATGGGCATCAAATTCTTCCGCCCCCGACCACATGAGGCAGAGGAGATTGTAAAGGACGCGTGGAATCTTGCAGCGAATGAAAGGCGCCCTGTCGCGGTTCTGCTTGACATACAGTTCTGGGAGGGCAGATGAGAAGGATAGATGCGATAGCGATCGTGGCAGAAGCAGCAGAGAGATCGGATGCTCTCGTTGTCTGCAACCTGGGTTATCCGAGCAGGGAGCTCTTCTTCGTCAGAGACAGGCCGGAGAACTTCTACATGCTCGGATCTATGGGCCTGGCCTCTTCGATCGCTCTCGGTCTGTCGCTGGCGCTTCAGGATAGGAGGGTGATCGCGATCGATGGTGATGGCTCTGTGCTGATGAACCTCGGCACGCTTGCGACCATCGCGAGCTTTGCATCATCCAATTACCTTCTCGTCGTGCTCGATAACCGTGTGTATGGTTCAACGGGCTGCCAGCCGACATGCACCTCCAGATGCACAGATCTGGCCGCTGTAGCGCGGGGGGCAGGTGTGAGGGATGTGAGGGTTGTCTCCGACGAGGAGGCGCTCAGGATGAGCCTCTCGGGGAGCGGCGTGGTTGTGGTCATTGTTGAGCAAGGAAACGCAGACGTCCCTGTGATTCCTCTATCCCCCCAGGAGATCCTGAGCAGGTTCATGGGGAGAGCCTCTCAACGCATGCGGAGATCCTGAAGCTCCCATCGAGTATCCTCTTTTTCAGAATCCTCGCCAGCTTCATGGCGCGGAGGCGGTCTGACTGTCTCAGCGTCACTGGAACGCCAAGACCATCCGGAGATCTTATCGAGCCCAGACGCGCGCGGAAGACGTCCGGGCAGAGCACCGAGCAGAGCCCGCAGTTGAAGCACAGGCTCCTGTCTATGCGCACCGGTCTTTTAATCGCGCCCATCGGGCAGCTGATCTCTGCTATGCAGTCCCTGCAATCCCTGCATGAATCCGATCGAACACGAACCGCCAGATCCACATCCTGCCAGACCTGCGCGTAATCCGCAACCCACAGAGGAGATCGTGTGCTGATGTCCATCACCGGCATCGGGATGGATTTCTCAGGAAGCAAAACAGCATCGAGAACATACCTGCTCAGAACAGGAACCGGCACAGCCCATGAGGTTATGCACTCCGGGCCTGCGGAGGTCACGAATCCGCCCATGAACTCAGGTATCATCTGATGCATGTCAGCGAACCCGGACAGATTCGGCCTCTCCGGAGTGCTTCTTGTTCCCGTCCCGATAACGAAACCCTCAGCCCCGTTTATGAGAACGCGCGTACCGACGCCTATGGTCTCGAGAAGTGGATCGTTCTTGAGGGGGTTCAGAATGCCACAGCCTGAGAATGATGCACCGCTCATGGCCGGAGGAAACGGGATCGCATGGAATATCGTGCTCTGGGCGTCACCTGTGTTCACGAACGCGGAGTAGTTCATGAAAGCGTGCCTCGTGCCGAAGAGCCTGGCATGCGGTATCTCATCGAGGGTGATATCTCTCGATATGCAGCGCCCATCTGATGTCTCAACATCCACGCAAACGCTTTTTCTCGCGACAAGATCCCTGAACAGATGGCCACCGCCGTACCTCTCGTCCCTGTGAGCGGTCCCGAAGACGATGAGAT
The nucleotide sequence above comes from Methanothrix sp.. Encoded proteins:
- the comD gene encoding sulfopyruvate decarboxylase subunit alpha, yielding MSTELRPSELVYRGIKGAGIDLVVSVPCVNLQELLCLLSSDPDIIHIPVTREEEGIGVCAGAYMGGRRPAIAMQNSGLGNSINALASLNMLYGIPLLMVISHRGTPGERLVGQIPMGRLTEPLLNAMGIKFFRPRPHEAEEIVKDAWNLAANERRPVAVLLDIQFWEGR
- the comE gene encoding sulfopyruvate decarboxylase subunit beta, translating into MRRIDAIAIVAEAAERSDALVVCNLGYPSRELFFVRDRPENFYMLGSMGLASSIALGLSLALQDRRVIAIDGDGSVLMNLGTLATIASFASSNYLLVVLDNRVYGSTGCQPTCTSRCTDLAAVARGAGVRDVRVVSDEEALRMSLSGSGVVVVIVEQGNADVPVIPLSPQEILSRFMGRASQRMRRS
- a CDS encoding methanogenesis marker 16 metalloprotein, whose amino-acid sequence is MRRSIVEIEERIRRGEATVLTAEEVRALVDEGAVTELQDVDVVTTATRAVMSGTYAVFSFRLAERGSFSRAVSARINGVPAHVGPCPNERLGHVDLIVFGTAHRDERYGGGHLFRDLVARKSVCVDVETSDGRCISRDITLDEIPHARLFGTRHAFMNYSAFVNTGDAQSTIFHAIPFPPAMSGASFSGCGILNPLKNDPLLETIGVGTRVLINGAEGFVIGTGTRSTPERPNLSGFADMHQMIPEFMGGFVTSAGPECITSWAVPVPVLSRYVLDAVLLPEKSIPMPVMDISTRSPLWVADYAQVWQDVDLAVRVRSDSCRDCRDCIAEISCPMGAIKRPVRIDRSLCFNCGLCSVLCPDVFRARLGSIRSPDGLGVPVTLRQSDRLRAMKLARILKKRILDGSFRISACVERLSP